Proteins co-encoded in one Diaminobutyricimonas sp. LJ205 genomic window:
- a CDS encoding universal stress protein, with the protein MAAQLLVGVNGSPASDRAVQFAAQRAAARGLELRLLHVIDESVRSSRNAEVRERAQARADEILQQATDAAHKLAPNVPVHAEAVSGDPFRVFVELSQDVELLVVGSDSSGGERPVKRGVKSFRIAAAGHAPVAVIPDIDLAERRGVVVGVDGSDISNRALEFAASEADRRREPLIAVHAWTIPIVPGAEYSYSDAYFDDAERGAESTLSTALAEVQARYPGVELRPVVLNANPAHALTAEAENAAMVVVGSHGRGAFGRLLLGSVSHGVLAHMVAPTVIVRQVASESAENPA; encoded by the coding sequence ATGGCCGCGCAACTGCTGGTCGGCGTCAACGGTTCACCCGCGAGCGATCGCGCGGTGCAGTTCGCAGCACAACGCGCGGCGGCGCGCGGCCTCGAACTCCGTCTGCTGCACGTGATCGATGAGTCGGTGCGGTCGAGCAGGAATGCCGAAGTGAGAGAACGCGCGCAGGCTCGGGCCGATGAGATTCTGCAGCAGGCGACGGATGCCGCACACAAGCTCGCCCCGAATGTCCCGGTGCACGCCGAGGCTGTTTCCGGTGACCCGTTCCGCGTGTTCGTTGAACTCTCGCAGGATGTCGAGTTGCTGGTGGTCGGCAGCGACTCGTCGGGCGGTGAGCGGCCGGTGAAGCGCGGGGTCAAGAGTTTTCGGATTGCGGCGGCCGGGCATGCTCCTGTTGCGGTGATCCCCGACATCGATCTCGCCGAGCGCCGTGGGGTGGTCGTCGGTGTTGACGGGTCGGACATCTCCAACCGTGCGCTCGAGTTCGCGGCATCCGAAGCCGATCGCCGACGCGAGCCGCTGATCGCGGTGCACGCCTGGACGATCCCGATCGTCCCTGGCGCGGAGTACTCCTACTCGGACGCCTACTTCGATGACGCGGAGCGGGGCGCCGAGTCCACTCTCTCCACGGCGCTGGCCGAGGTTCAGGCGCGGTACCCGGGTGTCGAATTGCGACCGGTGGTACTGAACGCGAACCCCGCCCACGCGCTCACCGCGGAGGCCGAGAATGCGGCGATGGTCGTCGTCGGCAGCCACGGCCGGGGCGCCTTCGGCCGGTTGCTGCTCGGCTCGGTCAGCCACGGCGTGTTGGCGCACATGGTC